A stretch of the Plasmodium reichenowi strain SY57 chromosome Unknown, whole genome shotgun sequence genome encodes the following:
- a CDS encoding rifin, protein TRIVGEAVEKAYKVTTEFTATEMETLEAVELAEITTKSTQLYSAIGYSVLAILIIVLIMVIIYLILRYRRKKKMKKKAEYTKLLKE, encoded by the coding sequence ACAAGAATTGTTGGAGAAGCTGTGGAGAAAGCTTATAAAGTAACTACTGAGTTTACTGCAACTGAAATGGAAACACTTGAAGCTGTTGAACTTGCAGAAATAACAACTAAAAGCACACAGTTGTACAGTGCAATTGGTTACTCCGTCCTTGCCATATTAATTATAGTTTTAATTATGgtaattatttatttaattttacgTTATCgacgaaaaaaaaaaatgaagaaaaaagcCGAATAcacaaaattattaaaagaatag